DNA sequence from the Fundidesulfovibrio magnetotacticus genome:
GGGCCGCGCCGGGTCCGCGCGCGTGGCCGCGCTCCACGACAGGCCCCGCGCCTTCGCCGTGGTGGAACGTCGCCTGAACGACCTCTGCCGGAGGAATCCATGACCCGCATCGGGATCATCCGCCACGCCCGTACCCAGTGGAACAACGAGGGGCGCATCCAGGGCCGGTCCGATTCGCCCGTCACCCCCCAGGGCCTGGCCTCGGCGCGCTTCTGGGCCGCCACTCTCGAACCGTTCGGCTTCTCGGCGCTTTACTCCAGCCCCCTGGGCCGGGCCATGGCCACCTCCCGCGCCCTGGGCCGGGAACTCGGCCTGGAGCCCAGGCCGCTGCCCGGCGTCGAAGAGCAGGACTTCGGCGAATGGACCGGCAGAAAGGTGGCCGACCTGCGCGAGGAAGGTCTTCTTTCCCTCCAGGAAGCCCTGGGCTGGGCCTTCACGCCCCCCGGCGGCGAGAGCCGCGCGCAACTGCTGGCCCGCTCCTGGGATGCCCTGCTGCGCCTGGCCCGTTCCAACCAGGACCAGCCCGTGCTGGTGGTGGCCCACGAAGGCGTGGTGCGCGCCCTGGTCTACGCCCTGCTCGGGCGCGACTACCTCCCCTGGGAGCCCAGGATACTGGCCCCCCGCGCCCTGCACGTCCTGGAAGCCCGCGAGGGCTGCCTGCGCCTGGCCGAGTGGAACGTGCCCCTCTAACCCAGCGTCCCCGAGGAGATCATCCGTGAACGTGGTCCTCTATTGCCAGCACGTGCTGGGCCTTGGGCACTTCATGCGCTCCCTGGCCCTCCTGGAGGCCATGGCCCCGCACCGCTGCGTCTTCGTGGCGGGCGGACCCGATGCCCCCGTCGCGCTGCCCGGCCACATCACGCTGGAGCGCCTCCCGGCCATCTCCATGGACGAGACCTTCAGCCGCCTCCTGGCCGGGGACGACCCCGAAGCCCTCAAGGCCGCCCGCAGAACCCGCCTCCTGGATATCCTGGAGCGCGAACGGCCCGACGTGCTGCTGGTGGAGCTCTATCCTTTCGGGCGGCGCGCCTTCGAGTTCGAACTGCTCCCCGCCCTGGAGGCCGCGCGCGCCGGAGCCTTCGGCCGCCCCCGCGTGTTGTGCAGCCTGCGCGACATCCTCGTGGAAAAGACCGACCCCGAAAAATACCAGACCCGCGTCATCGCCCGGCTCAACGCGCTGTTCGACGGTCTGCTCGTGCACTCCGACCCCTCCCTTTTCCCTCTGGAGGAGACCTTTCCCCGCGCCCGGGAGATCGCCGTGCCCCTGCATTACACCGGCTTCGTCACCCCCAGGCCCGATCCCCTTTCGCGCCGACGCGTCCGCGGCGAACTGGGGCTCGCCGGAACCGACCGCCTCGTGGTCGCCAGCGCCGGCGGCGGCAAGGTGGGCTCGGAGCTGCTCTTTGCAGCCCTGGACGCCCACCCCTTTCTGCAACATGACAATCCTCCAAGGTTGGAACTTTTCTCGGGACCCTTCCTTGACGACGCAGCCTTCGAGCGGTTACGGGCCGTAGCCTCCGGCCGGGAACGCCGACGCGTCTCCCGCTTCTCCGGAGATTTCCTGGGCCTGCTGGCTGCCTCGGACGCGTCGCTGTCGCTGGCCGGTTACAACACCACGATGAACATCCTGGCCGCCGGAGCCCGCGCGCTGGTCTGGCCCTTCGAGCAGAACCGCGAGCAGCGCCTGCGCGCCGAACGCCTTGCCGCGAGAGGACTCCTGGGCGTGCTGGAGCACGGCGACCTCCACCCGGCGCGCCTGGCCGAACGCGTGCATGCCCTGCTCGAAAGCCCCGCGCCCGACCCACGCGCAGCCCCCGACCTGGACGGCGCGCGGAACACGGCACGCATCGTGACCCGCGATACGGCCCAGGCCGGTTAACCTTCAAACGCGAGATTTCATGATCGTCTCCAACAACGTCTCCCCGATCTGGCAGGCCCTTCCGGACGACCATCCCCAACGCCTGGACCACGCCGTCCGACAAGGCCTGGAAAAGGCCCCCGGCGGCAAGGCAACAGTCTTCTTCCGGGCCGACGACGTGGCCGTGCCCGGAAACGCCTTCTCCGCCATGCTCGCCTTGTTCCGGGAACGCTCCGCCCCCCTCAACCTCGCCGTGGTCCCCGCCTGGCTCACCCAAAGCCGCTGGACAGCCCTCAAGCGCGAAGCCGCTGCGGACAGCCTCTTCTGCTGGAGCCAGCACGGCTGGCGGCACATGAACTTCGAAGCCCCCGGCGCGAAAAAACGCGAATTCGGGCAAGCCCGCTCCGCACGCGACAAACGCCAAGACCTGCTCAAGGGCTTCAAACGCCTCGAAGAAATCATGGGGGCCGACTTCACGCCCGTCTTCACCCCTCCCTGGAACCGCTGCGATTCCGAAGCCATGGCCGCCATGCCCGCCATCGGCTTCAAAGGCATCTCCCGCACCGTGGGCGCTGGCCCCG
Encoded proteins:
- a CDS encoding polysaccharide deacetylase; amino-acid sequence: MIVSNNVSPIWQALPDDHPQRLDHAVRQGLEKAPGGKATVFFRADDVAVPGNAFSAMLALFRERSAPLNLAVVPAWLTQSRWTALKREAAADSLFCWSQHGWRHMNFEAPGAKKREFGQARSARDKRQDLLKGFKRLEEIMGADFTPVFTPPWNRCDSEAMAAMPAIGFKGISRTVGAGPDAPKGLPDFPVRMDLHTRKEQDPDASLDAMLQELVQGLASGQLGVMLHHQRMNQTSFDFLALLIDQLRPHQGLSFAHFGHLLAR
- a CDS encoding histidine phosphatase family protein, with the protein product MTRIGIIRHARTQWNNEGRIQGRSDSPVTPQGLASARFWAATLEPFGFSALYSSPLGRAMATSRALGRELGLEPRPLPGVEEQDFGEWTGRKVADLREEGLLSLQEALGWAFTPPGGESRAQLLARSWDALLRLARSNQDQPVLVVAHEGVVRALVYALLGRDYLPWEPRILAPRALHVLEAREGCLRLAEWNVPL
- a CDS encoding glycosyltransferase family protein, with amino-acid sequence MNVVLYCQHVLGLGHFMRSLALLEAMAPHRCVFVAGGPDAPVALPGHITLERLPAISMDETFSRLLAGDDPEALKAARRTRLLDILERERPDVLLVELYPFGRRAFEFELLPALEAARAGAFGRPRVLCSLRDILVEKTDPEKYQTRVIARLNALFDGLLVHSDPSLFPLEETFPRAREIAVPLHYTGFVTPRPDPLSRRRVRGELGLAGTDRLVVASAGGGKVGSELLFAALDAHPFLQHDNPPRLELFSGPFLDDAAFERLRAVASGRERRRVSRFSGDFLGLLAASDASLSLAGYNTTMNILAAGARALVWPFEQNREQRLRAERLAARGLLGVLEHGDLHPARLAERVHALLESPAPDPRAAPDLDGARNTARIVTRDTAQAG